A single window of Egibacteraceae bacterium DNA harbors:
- the moaC gene encoding cyclic pyranopterin monophosphate synthase MoaC: protein MSGRHLTHVDDQGRARMVDVGGKDRTARRAVASARVRMTPGTAALLVDGRLPKGDALGVARLAGIMAAKRTPELIPLCHTVALTSVDVEIDVDAADGLATVTTVAHATDRTGVEMEALVAASTAALALYDMVKGVERGVVIEHVALQEKTGGTHGDWTRGQPADPDDEGCA from the coding sequence GTGAGCGGTCGGCACCTGACCCACGTCGACGACCAGGGCCGTGCCCGGATGGTCGACGTGGGTGGCAAGGACCGCACGGCGCGCCGCGCCGTGGCCAGCGCCCGCGTGCGGATGACGCCCGGGACGGCCGCGCTGCTGGTCGACGGGCGGCTGCCCAAAGGTGATGCGCTCGGGGTCGCCCGCCTGGCCGGCATCATGGCGGCCAAGCGCACCCCGGAGCTCATTCCGCTCTGCCACACGGTCGCGCTGACCAGCGTCGACGTCGAGATCGACGTGGATGCCGCCGACGGCCTCGCCACGGTCACGACCGTGGCGCACGCAACGGACCGCACCGGGGTCGAGATGGAGGCCCTGGTCGCGGCCAGCACGGCGGCGTTGGCGCTGTACGACATGGTCAAGGGCGTCGAGCGGGGCGTGGTGATCGAGCACGTGGCCCTCCAGGAGAAGACGGGCGGCACCCACGGCGACTGGACTCGCG